One window of the Hoplias malabaricus isolate fHopMal1 chromosome Y, fHopMal1.hap1, whole genome shotgun sequence genome contains the following:
- the LOC136679449 gene encoding cold-inducible RNA-binding protein B-like: protein MADEGKLFIGGLSFDTTEQSLEDAFSKYGAITNVHVARNRETNKSRGFGFVTFENPDDAKDALEGMNGKSVDGRAIRVDEAGKGGGGRSGGGGYRGGGGRGGSGGGFFRGGRGRGGPRGGGGYGGGDRSYGGGDRGYGGGDRSYGDRSYSGGYKSGGGGYSSGGGDYNRDRGSGYGDRGGSYRDSYDRYGAAHE, encoded by the exons ATGGCGGACGAAGGAAAGCTTTTTATCGGAGGTCTCAGCTTCGACACCACAGAGCAGTCGTTAGAGGACGCTTTCTCCAAGTATGGCGCGATCACAAACG TCCACGTTGCAAGGAACAGGGAGACAAACAAATCAAGGGGTTTTGGCTTTGTCACATTTGAGAATCCTGACGATGCAAAAGATGCTCTggaaggaatgaatggaaag TCTGTGGATGGAAGGGCAATCCGTGTAGATGAAGCAGGAAAGGGAGGTGGTGGCCGCTCTGGTGGTGGTGGATACAGAGGTGGTGGAGGAAGAGGCGGCAGCGGTGGTGGATTCttcagaggaggaagagggagaggtgGACCAAGAG GTGGTGGAGGCTATGGAGGTGGAGACAGGAGCTATGGGGGAGGAGACCGGGGATATGGTGGTGGTGACCGTAGTTATGGAGACAGGAGCTATAGCGGAGGCTACAagagtggtggtggtggctATTCATCAGGAGGTGGCGACTACAACAGAGACAG GGGCTCTGGCTATGGAGATCGTGGTGGCTCTTACAGAGATAGCTATGACCGATATGGTG CTGCACACGAGTAA
- the LOC136679448 gene encoding yjeF N-terminal domain-containing 3-like, translated as MNQSIESTEPLRYLSKEEAVAMETELLRDYHFGWQQLMEILGHACAVAITKAFPLGTLGKRQPTVLVVCGPDQNGCIGLACARHLRMFEYMPTVFYPKRSSHSLQQDFTAQCERMDIPFLSYLPTEVQLINEAYNLIVDAVLGPETEMEGVEEPFTSILLALRGVKIPIASLDIPSGWDTDEASVDGINPAVLISLMAPKKCALTFSGTHFLAGRLLPYDIQKKYDLNLPKYLGTECITKLQ; from the exons TAAAGAAGAGGCAGTAGCCATGGAGACGGAGTTGCTAAGGGACTATCACTTTGGCTGGCAACAGCTGATGGAAATTTTGGGCCATGCGTGTGCAGTTGCTATCACTAAG GCCTTCCCACTGGGCACTCTGGGAAAGAGGCAGCCCACTGTGCTTGTGGTGTGTGGGCCAGATCAGAATGGCTGCATTGGCCTGGCCTGTGCAAGGCATTTGAGGATGTTT GAATACATGCCGACTGTGTTTTACCCAAAACGTTCTTCACACAGTCTTCAGCAGgacttcactgcacagtgtgagagaatggaCATCCCCTTCCTCTCCTACCTGCCCACAGAG GTTCAGCTTATAAATGAAGCATATAACCTGATTGTGGATGCTGTGCTAGGtccagagacagagatggaagGAGTTGAAGAACCCTTCACCAGCATCTTACTTGCTCTCCGTGGGGTGAAAATCCCTATTGCTAGCCTTGACATCCCCTCAg GTTGGGACACTGATGAAGCCAGTGTAGATGGTATAAACCCTGCTGTCCTCATTTCACTTATGGCACCAAAGAAATGTGCCCTCACTTTCTCTGGAACTCATTTCCTGGCTGGACGTCTCCTACCCTACGACATTCAGAAGAAGTATGACCTTAATCTACCCAAGTACCTTGGGACAGAGTGCATTACTAAACTGCAATAA